A genomic segment from Polyangium mundeleinium encodes:
- a CDS encoding heme exporter protein CcmB, with protein sequence MKRFLKQAALIAGKDLAIELSTGEIVTTSGFFAVLVAVIASLAFFAGQEATEGVAPGVIWVSVAFASVLAVGRTWQREREENALAGLLVLPVSRGAIFAGKAVSVAIFVGLVEAIVIPVSALLFSVDLIRMGPGLLLIALFATPGIAAVGTLFGAMTVRTRARDLVLASVFFPLLAPTLLAAVAGTRELFGGAETSELFDYLALMGVFGTVFTAGGVGLFDTLIDG encoded by the coding sequence GTGAAACGATTCCTGAAGCAAGCTGCGCTCATCGCCGGGAAGGACCTCGCCATCGAGCTGTCCACGGGCGAGATCGTGACCACGAGCGGGTTCTTCGCCGTGCTCGTCGCCGTCATCGCGTCCCTCGCGTTCTTCGCAGGACAAGAAGCAACGGAAGGCGTGGCGCCCGGGGTGATATGGGTCTCCGTCGCGTTCGCTTCGGTGCTCGCCGTCGGGCGGACGTGGCAACGCGAGCGCGAGGAGAACGCGCTCGCGGGGCTGCTCGTCCTGCCCGTGTCGCGCGGCGCGATCTTCGCGGGTAAGGCCGTGAGCGTGGCGATTTTCGTGGGGCTCGTGGAGGCGATCGTGATCCCCGTGAGCGCGCTGCTCTTCTCCGTCGATCTGATCCGCATGGGTCCCGGGCTCCTCTTGATCGCGCTGTTCGCGACGCCGGGGATCGCCGCGGTAGGGACGCTGTTCGGCGCGATGACGGTGCGCACGCGGGCGAGGGATCTCGTGCTCGCGAGCGTGTTCTTCCCGCTGCTCGCGCCGACGCTGCTCGCCGCCGTGGCCGGCACACGCGAGCTCTTCGGCGGCGCCGAGACGAGCGAGCTCTTCGATTACCTCGCGCTGATGGGCGTCTTCGGGACGGTGTTCACCGCCGGCGGCGTGGGGCTGTTCGATACGCTCATCGACGGGTGA
- a CDS encoding 2Fe-2S iron-sulfur cluster-binding protein: protein MFRRTRAFRDPVTIHLDGSPVRAERGEPLAASLLAEDKFILARSPKLHRPRSASCFRGGCDGCLMRVDGTPNVMTCLHATRGDEEVEAQNVVGSRQADLLRVTDWFFPKGIDHHHFMAGVPALGSIMQSFARKIAGLGRMPSEIEAPRPARLLEADVVVVGAGLAGLVVAHKLGAAGARVVVVDDGLSLGGSLLALPDQARRLASIRPSGDLVFSRATAAGIYLGDLLVAAEEGAVVVRAPAKVFATGAHDGIAAFPGNDLPGVFSARALCLLHTYGVEPDGPVVIAGEGVWADELARRLGDRVVRCKASALAGVEGTGQVKRVLLHEGAKDERRIDTEILALALPGAPAFELAAQAGAELRFDPARGYAVACDADGAAGEGIWAVGECTGMDFDPDVITAAAERCAAAINA from the coding sequence ATGTTCCGGCGTACGCGGGCCTTCCGAGATCCGGTCACGATCCACCTCGACGGCTCGCCGGTGCGGGCCGAACGGGGCGAGCCGCTCGCCGCCTCTCTCCTTGCCGAGGACAAGTTCATCCTGGCGCGGAGCCCCAAGCTCCACCGCCCGCGCAGCGCGAGCTGCTTCCGCGGCGGGTGCGACGGCTGCCTCATGCGCGTCGACGGCACGCCGAACGTGATGACCTGCCTCCACGCGACCCGGGGCGACGAAGAGGTCGAAGCCCAGAACGTCGTCGGCTCGCGCCAGGCCGACCTCTTGCGGGTAACGGATTGGTTCTTCCCGAAGGGCATCGATCACCACCACTTCATGGCAGGCGTCCCTGCGCTCGGCTCCATCATGCAGAGCTTCGCGCGCAAGATCGCGGGGCTCGGGCGCATGCCCTCGGAGATCGAGGCGCCTCGGCCCGCGCGCTTGCTCGAGGCAGACGTCGTGGTCGTGGGCGCGGGCCTCGCAGGCCTCGTCGTCGCGCACAAGCTCGGCGCTGCGGGCGCGCGTGTCGTCGTCGTCGACGACGGCCTCTCGCTCGGCGGCTCGCTCCTCGCGCTCCCCGACCAAGCGCGGCGCCTCGCATCGATCCGGCCGAGCGGCGACCTCGTCTTCTCGCGCGCCACGGCGGCCGGCATCTACCTCGGGGACCTGCTCGTCGCTGCGGAAGAAGGAGCTGTCGTGGTACGCGCGCCTGCAAAGGTCTTCGCGACGGGCGCGCACGACGGCATCGCGGCCTTCCCGGGCAACGATCTTCCCGGCGTCTTCTCGGCGCGCGCGCTCTGCCTCCTTCATACCTACGGCGTCGAACCCGACGGCCCCGTCGTCATCGCGGGCGAAGGTGTTTGGGCCGACGAGCTCGCACGACGGCTCGGCGATCGCGTGGTGCGCTGCAAGGCGTCCGCCCTCGCGGGCGTCGAAGGCACGGGACAGGTGAAGCGTGTTCTCCTGCACGAAGGCGCCAAAGACGAGCGCCGCATCGATACGGAAATCCTCGCCCTCGCGCTCCCCGGCGCCCCAGCGTTCGAACTCGCGGCGCAGGCTGGGGCCGAGCTTCGGTTCGATCCTGCGCGTGGCTACGCGGTCGCTTGTGACGCGGACGGCGCGGCTGGCGAAGGCATATGGGCTGTCGGCGAGTGCACCGGCATGGACTTCGATCCCGACGTGATCACGGCCGCCGCCGAGCGCTGCGCGGCCGCGATCAACGCTTGA
- a CDS encoding DUF2520 domain-containing protein: MAAQKSVFILGAGKVGAGLARALRRVGYVVTLRPQRSGLPARRIDAPFVILAVRDRDLQPLAERIRDAGLLGHKRAVVVHCAGAIGPEPLAPLRSKNVAVAQMHPMISFASPEVTPSLVRGQLHVDGDPRAVRAAAAIGRKLGMTPRTISGLDRVLYHAAAGLVANGAAALAAGGVDLLGRAGVPADTAAAMLGPLLRSVADNVEAMGLPAALTGPVRRGDAAGVGRHLEMLSRAAPHLVPLYVAASRLQVPLARALGDAPAESFDAIVTVLEKAPGGA; this comes from the coding sequence ATGGCCGCGCAGAAGAGCGTGTTCATCCTGGGCGCAGGCAAGGTCGGCGCAGGTCTCGCGCGGGCGCTGCGCCGGGTGGGGTACGTGGTGACGTTGCGCCCGCAACGAAGCGGGCTGCCGGCGCGGCGCATCGACGCGCCGTTCGTGATCCTCGCGGTGCGGGATCGTGATCTCCAGCCGCTCGCGGAGCGGATCCGGGACGCAGGATTGTTGGGGCACAAAAGGGCGGTGGTCGTGCACTGCGCGGGCGCGATCGGCCCGGAGCCGCTCGCGCCGCTTCGGAGCAAGAACGTCGCGGTCGCGCAGATGCACCCGATGATCTCGTTCGCGTCGCCGGAGGTCACGCCGTCGCTCGTGCGCGGGCAGCTCCACGTGGACGGAGATCCGCGCGCCGTGCGGGCGGCCGCGGCGATCGGGCGAAAGCTCGGGATGACGCCGCGGACGATCTCCGGGCTCGATCGCGTGCTGTACCATGCGGCGGCCGGGCTCGTGGCGAACGGGGCCGCGGCGCTCGCCGCAGGCGGGGTGGATCTGCTCGGACGCGCAGGCGTGCCGGCGGACACCGCGGCGGCGATGCTGGGGCCGCTCCTTCGCAGCGTCGCGGACAACGTGGAAGCGATGGGTTTGCCGGCGGCGCTCACGGGGCCGGTGCGTCGCGGGGACGCGGCGGGCGTGGGCCGGCACCTGGAGATGCTGTCGCGCGCGGCGCCGCACCTCGTGCCTCTTTATGTGGCAGCGTCGAGGTTGCAGGTGCCGCTCGCGCGCGCCCTGGGCGATGCGCCAGCGGAAAGCTTCGACGCCATCGTCACGGTGCTCGAAAAGGCGCCGGGCGGCGCCTGA
- the nadD gene encoding nicotinate (nicotinamide) nucleotide adenylyltransferase: protein MARAADEHAAPAAAPGHRVAVFGGSFNPPHVAHVLAAVYVLSTEPVDEVLVVPVYRHPFAKELAPFEDRLAMCELAFAWIPRVRVSTVERELGGESLTLRTLEHLATQHPDWSMRLLLGADVIADLSKWHRFDQITAIAPPLFVGRAGVMAEGAPEPMLPKISSTEVRDAIGSGEIERVEKLVPREVLAYAAERGLYRRS, encoded by the coding sequence ATGGCAAGAGCAGCGGATGAGCACGCAGCGCCCGCGGCCGCGCCGGGGCATCGGGTCGCCGTGTTCGGAGGGAGCTTCAACCCGCCGCACGTCGCGCACGTGCTCGCGGCGGTGTACGTGTTGTCGACGGAGCCCGTGGACGAGGTGCTGGTGGTGCCCGTCTACAGGCACCCGTTCGCCAAGGAGCTCGCGCCGTTCGAGGATCGGCTTGCGATGTGCGAGCTCGCGTTCGCCTGGATCCCGCGCGTACGCGTCTCCACCGTGGAGCGCGAGCTCGGCGGCGAGAGCCTCACGTTGCGGACGCTCGAGCACCTCGCCACGCAGCACCCGGACTGGTCGATGCGCCTCTTGCTCGGCGCCGACGTGATCGCGGACCTGTCGAAGTGGCACCGCTTCGATCAGATCACGGCGATCGCGCCGCCGCTCTTCGTGGGCCGCGCGGGCGTGATGGCCGAGGGCGCGCCGGAGCCGATGCTGCCGAAGATCTCGAGCACCGAGGTGCGCGACGCGATCGGCAGCGGCGAGATCGAGCGCGTCGAGAAGCTCGTGCCGCGCGAGGTGCTCGCGTACGCGGCTGAGCGGGGTCTCTACCGGAGGAGCTGA
- the gltX gene encoding glutamate--tRNA ligase — translation MAQGKPRVRFAPSPTGYLHIGGVRTALFNWLWARKTGGTFVLRIEDTDQERSTPENEAIILRELRWLGLGWDEGPEVGGEHGPYRQMERLPLYQEYVEKLIAAGAAYRCYCTKEELDAQREALKARDPKAQFRYPGTCRDRTGPAPDRPFVIRFRAPSSGAVTYRDLVFGEVVTPNNTQQDAVLMRADGVPLYNLGAVIDDITMGITLVARGRDHMINTPPQILLYQALGAPTPQFAHLPMMLAPSGEKLSKRYGAVSVGEYRERGISAVGLLNYLVRFGWSFGDEEIFSMQDLVQKFSWENCSKADGKFDGKKLAAIAFEQLKSSALTPDDVYLDGTLPFLEKRGLSGVDREAVRAILPLIRERAQTYADAADALDYFFRDLPVYDEKAVKKFLVADKAPHLRAVRDLFASIDDFSAKNLEARFGELLAEKKLEIKDVAQPVRVAVSGRTATPGLFDVLALVGKPRALARLDHALGLIAASSGAG, via the coding sequence ATGGCACAAGGCAAGCCTCGCGTTCGATTCGCCCCCTCTCCGACGGGCTACCTCCACATCGGCGGCGTCCGGACCGCGCTCTTCAACTGGCTCTGGGCGCGCAAGACCGGCGGCACGTTCGTCCTTCGTATCGAGGACACCGACCAGGAGCGGAGCACGCCGGAGAACGAGGCGATCATCCTGCGAGAGCTGCGCTGGCTCGGCCTCGGCTGGGACGAAGGTCCCGAGGTCGGCGGCGAGCACGGCCCGTACCGCCAGATGGAGCGGCTCCCGCTCTACCAGGAGTACGTGGAGAAGCTCATCGCGGCGGGCGCGGCCTATCGTTGTTATTGCACGAAGGAAGAGCTCGACGCCCAGCGGGAGGCCTTGAAGGCCCGCGATCCGAAGGCCCAGTTCCGTTACCCCGGCACCTGCCGCGACCGCACGGGCCCGGCTCCCGATCGCCCGTTCGTCATTCGCTTCCGCGCGCCGAGCTCGGGCGCCGTCACTTACCGTGATCTCGTGTTCGGCGAGGTCGTCACGCCGAACAACACGCAGCAGGACGCCGTGCTCATGCGTGCGGACGGCGTCCCGCTCTACAACCTCGGCGCCGTCATCGACGACATCACCATGGGCATCACGCTCGTGGCGCGCGGCCGTGATCACATGATCAACACGCCGCCGCAGATCCTGCTCTACCAGGCGCTCGGCGCGCCCACGCCGCAGTTCGCGCACCTGCCGATGATGCTCGCGCCCAGCGGGGAGAAGCTCTCGAAGCGGTACGGCGCGGTCTCCGTCGGCGAGTACCGCGAGCGCGGCATCTCCGCGGTGGGCCTCCTGAACTACCTCGTCCGCTTCGGCTGGTCCTTCGGCGACGAGGAGATTTTCTCGATGCAGGACCTCGTCCAGAAGTTCAGCTGGGAGAACTGCAGCAAGGCCGACGGCAAGTTCGACGGCAAGAAGCTCGCGGCGATCGCGTTCGAGCAGCTCAAGTCCTCCGCGCTCACGCCCGACGACGTCTACCTCGACGGCACGCTCCCGTTCCTCGAGAAACGTGGCCTCTCGGGCGTCGATCGTGAGGCGGTCCGCGCGATCCTGCCGCTCATCCGCGAGCGCGCGCAGACGTACGCCGACGCGGCCGACGCGCTCGACTACTTCTTCCGCGATCTGCCCGTCTACGACGAGAAGGCCGTGAAGAAATTCCTCGTCGCGGACAAGGCCCCGCACCTTCGGGCCGTGCGGGATCTCTTCGCGTCGATCGACGATTTCTCCGCGAAGAACCTGGAGGCTCGGTTCGGCGAGCTCCTCGCCGAGAAGAAGCTCGAGATCAAGGACGTGGCGCAGCCTGTCCGCGTCGCGGTCAGCGGCCGGACAGCGACGCCTGGGCTCTTCGACGTCCTCGCGCTCGTCGGCAAGCCGCGCGCCCTTGCGCGCCTCGATCATGCACTCGGCTTGATCGCCGCTTCGTCCGGGGCCGGCTGA
- a CDS encoding sigma 54-interacting transcriptional regulator — translation MADAEPRTSPLDRFSPQEPSGGRTEGVFGAEAGALPSGAVIAAPSVRASLRGLAAVDDLLCAKGASGLVVLHGPRATLEAVGAHAARRAQVIGRACLRIAEVAWDEPWREIAAQMGIGDVVEPRLVAARILGAANGTMIVVSEGTPTHWGQAVLEEIARLVVAPRGGAAPLVLVLREVASAPAGARLVQIDPIASSEDLRRYWEAIAQAAELRLGAEEGRLEALERWWSAARRAPLDGRAEPIVLEPAQRRLCARLALAQRSLPAAEASRLGASADVEALVARGVATVDTAGSMKLTGAAPIELEADREDAVAVASALEAVFPVDPWAMLRAAELWARAGDAERAELLATRALAGVAEPSARVDFWRRWEAALAFFSDASTTQALLRSAELALRVGDAERATGFARAAAARDGNAPEVLITLGKALSAEGDLTTATIVLERAMSRADASGARARAAVELAEVRYTTGDLEAARRFAQEAQGSASDLATRLGARNVLGKLLLAAASWSEAEAHFAADAWEAACGGEGITELRARLNRAIAVLSAGRLDEARPMLASVLDDGTARGEHRAVGFALTNLATIAILKRDYPEAFHLSERAIEVFRRIRERLFLATVIPNLAELRLDLGLVAEAEQTLAFGRQACGPAIPGTRAPHFALVAARIHLARNRTLEARAELASAIAGASGSSNGAKLCECHCLAARIALDDGNVARAAQAIERARAHASSTRARAEVALLEATRARAAGDAWDGAAEEALDLAREADAPELEREARVLLCHAEFSRGDAREAETHLHAALASRDRMASSLPEGIRERFLARPELRGLAALEARTPRSSEPGHRPCERCGDASCAGCSSPSLISSPPSLRASSSPSRSSVTAIERIVGRDASMLALLSAIKKVAKADTTVLIHGESGSGKELVADAIHEMSPRRAGPLVKVNCSALVETLLLSELFGHEKGAFTGAQARRRGRFELAEGGTIFLDEIGDISQRTQVALLRVLEDKTFERVGGAQPIRANVRILCATHRDLRGMVARGEFREDLYYRLRQVVLEVPALRQRIADMPLITSALLARIAQERGEPQKRLSDRAIEALMRHAWHGNVRELENAVRAASLFAEGDVIELEDFTTNVEYMRGVAAEITKGSSPPSSSEQQDARGGSGGATQLAERRSQGEGDSTPVEVTYAHVRSGVSLSDMKRKIERECIARALEESGGNITRAAVLLGMKRPRLSQLVKQYGLGSASEDGS, via the coding sequence GTGGCGGACGCCGAACCTCGAACTTCTCCGCTTGATCGGTTTTCACCCCAGGAACCTTCGGGGGGTCGCACCGAAGGTGTCTTCGGCGCGGAGGCGGGCGCGCTGCCGTCCGGCGCGGTGATCGCCGCGCCTTCCGTGCGCGCTTCGCTTCGCGGGCTCGCGGCGGTCGACGATCTGCTCTGCGCGAAAGGCGCGAGCGGGCTCGTGGTGCTGCACGGGCCGCGCGCGACGCTGGAGGCCGTGGGCGCGCACGCAGCGCGGCGGGCGCAGGTGATCGGACGCGCGTGCCTGCGGATCGCCGAGGTCGCGTGGGACGAACCCTGGCGCGAGATCGCCGCGCAGATGGGGATCGGCGACGTGGTGGAGCCGCGCCTCGTGGCTGCAAGGATCCTCGGCGCGGCGAACGGCACGATGATCGTCGTGTCCGAAGGCACGCCGACGCACTGGGGACAGGCGGTCCTGGAGGAGATCGCGCGCCTCGTGGTCGCGCCGCGCGGAGGTGCCGCGCCACTCGTGCTCGTGTTGCGTGAGGTGGCCTCGGCGCCGGCGGGCGCGCGCCTCGTGCAGATCGATCCGATCGCGTCGTCGGAGGATCTACGGCGCTACTGGGAGGCGATCGCGCAGGCGGCCGAGCTTCGTCTCGGTGCAGAAGAGGGCCGTCTCGAAGCGCTGGAGCGCTGGTGGTCGGCGGCGCGCCGCGCGCCACTCGACGGGCGCGCCGAGCCGATCGTGCTCGAGCCGGCGCAGAGGCGGCTCTGCGCGCGTCTCGCGCTTGCGCAGCGGAGTTTGCCCGCGGCGGAGGCGAGTCGGCTCGGCGCGAGCGCGGACGTGGAGGCGCTCGTCGCGCGGGGCGTGGCGACCGTCGACACGGCGGGATCGATGAAGCTCACGGGCGCCGCTCCGATCGAGCTCGAAGCCGATCGTGAGGATGCGGTCGCCGTGGCGAGCGCGCTCGAAGCGGTGTTCCCCGTTGATCCGTGGGCGATGCTCCGCGCGGCCGAGTTGTGGGCGCGCGCGGGTGACGCGGAGCGGGCGGAGCTGCTCGCGACGCGCGCGCTCGCGGGTGTGGCAGAGCCTTCCGCGCGGGTGGATTTCTGGCGACGCTGGGAAGCGGCGCTCGCGTTCTTCTCGGACGCGTCGACGACGCAGGCGCTCCTGCGTTCGGCCGAGCTCGCGCTTCGTGTCGGGGATGCGGAGCGCGCGACGGGGTTCGCGCGGGCCGCAGCGGCGCGGGATGGAAACGCGCCCGAGGTGCTGATCACGCTGGGCAAGGCGCTCAGCGCCGAAGGGGATCTCACGACGGCGACAATCGTGCTCGAACGCGCCATGAGCCGTGCGGATGCGTCCGGCGCGCGCGCGCGGGCGGCCGTGGAACTCGCCGAAGTCCGGTACACGACCGGTGATCTCGAAGCGGCGCGAAGGTTTGCCCAGGAAGCACAGGGCAGCGCGTCGGATCTCGCGACGCGGCTCGGGGCGCGGAACGTGCTCGGCAAGCTCCTGCTCGCGGCGGCGTCATGGAGCGAAGCGGAGGCGCATTTCGCGGCCGACGCGTGGGAAGCAGCGTGTGGCGGCGAGGGGATCACGGAGCTTCGGGCGCGGCTCAACCGCGCGATCGCCGTGCTCTCGGCCGGTAGGCTCGACGAGGCGCGTCCGATGCTCGCCTCCGTGCTTGATGACGGTACGGCGCGCGGCGAGCACCGCGCCGTCGGGTTCGCGCTGACGAACCTCGCGACGATCGCCATCCTGAAGCGCGACTACCCGGAGGCGTTCCACCTCTCGGAGCGCGCGATCGAGGTCTTCCGCCGCATCCGCGAGCGGCTCTTCCTCGCCACCGTGATCCCGAACCTCGCGGAGCTCCGGCTCGATCTCGGGCTCGTGGCCGAGGCCGAGCAGACGCTTGCGTTCGGTCGGCAGGCGTGCGGCCCGGCGATCCCGGGGACACGCGCGCCGCACTTCGCGCTCGTCGCGGCGCGGATCCACCTCGCGCGCAACAGGACGCTCGAAGCGCGGGCGGAGCTCGCGTCGGCCATCGCAGGCGCGAGCGGATCGAGCAACGGCGCGAAGCTCTGCGAGTGCCACTGTCTCGCGGCGCGTATCGCGCTCGACGACGGCAATGTGGCGCGCGCCGCGCAGGCGATCGAGCGCGCGCGGGCGCATGCGAGCTCGACGCGCGCGCGCGCGGAGGTCGCGCTCCTCGAAGCGACGCGGGCGCGCGCCGCCGGGGATGCGTGGGACGGCGCTGCCGAGGAGGCGCTCGATCTTGCGCGGGAAGCGGATGCACCCGAGCTCGAGCGCGAGGCGCGTGTGCTGCTTTGCCACGCGGAGTTCTCGCGCGGCGATGCGCGCGAGGCGGAGACGCATTTGCACGCGGCGCTCGCGTCTCGTGATCGCATGGCGTCGTCCTTGCCCGAGGGGATCCGCGAGCGTTTCCTCGCGCGGCCGGAGCTTCGTGGCCTCGCGGCTCTCGAAGCGCGCACACCGCGTTCGAGCGAGCCGGGGCACCGGCCTTGTGAGCGGTGCGGCGATGCGTCGTGCGCGGGCTGCTCCTCGCCGTCGTTGATTTCGTCGCCACCGTCTTTGCGCGCATCGTCTTCGCCGTCGCGCTCGTCGGTGACGGCGATCGAGCGAATCGTGGGGCGCGACGCGAGCATGCTCGCGCTGCTCTCGGCCATCAAGAAGGTCGCGAAGGCCGATACGACTGTGCTGATCCACGGCGAGAGCGGCTCCGGCAAGGAGCTCGTCGCCGATGCGATCCACGAGATGAGCCCACGCCGCGCGGGCCCGCTCGTCAAGGTGAACTGCTCGGCGCTCGTCGAGACGCTCCTGCTCTCCGAGCTCTTCGGCCACGAGAAGGGCGCGTTCACCGGCGCGCAGGCGCGGCGCCGCGGCCGCTTCGAGCTCGCCGAGGGCGGCACGATCTTCCTCGACGAGATCGGCGACATCTCGCAGCGAACACAGGTCGCGCTCCTCCGCGTGCTCGAGGACAAGACCTTCGAGCGCGTCGGCGGCGCCCAGCCGATCCGCGCGAACGTGCGCATCCTCTGCGCCACGCACCGCGATCTCCGCGGAATGGTCGCGCGCGGCGAGTTCCGCGAGGATCTCTACTACCGGCTGCGGCAGGTCGTGCTCGAGGTCCCCGCGCTTCGCCAGCGCATCGCGGACATGCCCCTCATCACGTCGGCCTTGCTCGCCCGCATCGCGCAGGAGCGCGGCGAGCCGCAGAAGCGGCTCTCGGATCGGGCGATCGAGGCGCTGATGCGGCACGCGTGGCACGGCAACGTGCGCGAGCTCGAGAACGCGGTTCGCGCTGCGTCGCTCTTCGCCGAGGGCGATGTCATCGAGCTCGAGGATTTCACGACGAACGTCGAGTACATGCGCGGCGTGGCTGCCGAGATCACGAAGGGCTCGTCGCCGCCCTCGTCATCGGAGCAGCAGGACGCGCGTGGGGGGAGCGGGGGCGCCACTCAGCTCGCCGAGCGAAGATCGCAAGGGGAGGGCGATTCGACGCCGGTCGAGGTGACGTACGCGCATGTCCGCTCGGGCGTCAGCCTGAGCGACATGAAGCGGAAGATCGAGCGTGAGTGCATCGCGCGCGCGCTCGAAGAGAGCGGCGGGAACATCACCCGCGCCGCGGTGCTTCTGGGGATGAAGCGGCCGCGGCTCTCGCAGCTCGTGAAGCAGTACGGTCTTGGCAGTGCGTCGGAGGACGGATCATGA